A stretch of Macadamia integrifolia cultivar HAES 741 chromosome 7, SCU_Mint_v3, whole genome shotgun sequence DNA encodes these proteins:
- the LOC122083186 gene encoding cation/H(+) antiporter 15-like: MVNAECIRKSGTCRGVFYGDDPFKFMEPVFLLQLAISSLLTNFCQLLFRPLGQTSIIGQIMAGLIAGPSALSRNSIIKEKVFPQPSQYVQETLSLYGSVFIFFLAGVRMDMGTIKNSGKKEWSIGLTTFFLPLLLSVPIAVAYKKISSLDKLLRNNLASIASLFSTTSFHVVASVLHELKLLNTEVGRLAMSSSMISVLLSWILLDLGVTFKQTVMKGYGVGVFFKLMACSVVVVLFIYYIMRPIMLWMVRRTEEGRPIKRSYLYSLVILILGCCFLSEALGKHVVFTAAFLGVCVPGGPPLGSALVEKLDCFITVILLPLYLVVNFEDVDFYHINARSFFIIGSLCLIASLGKFIGTVLPCFYFDIPLKESIPLGLVLSTLGLLDLQFYKSAQVLGYFDSSIFGAMSISIIMVTGFVAPVVRVIYNPSNKYRGYKTRTLQHNNLQTELPILVCVHNQENVPALINLLEATHPVEEHPMAVYLLQLVELVGLSAPILIPYQPAKTSDSQRSGRAIFNAFKIFQRNNPGVNTMQAFTSIAPYATMHDDICTLALDKKVCFIIVPFHKQWHLDGEVESVSRRNVNQNVLMKAPCSVGMLIDRGTLTGRRSILGSWAYFRVAMIFLGGADDREALSLAMRMAQHPKVNLTVIRLVPIGDNMLVMDEMERMLDEEVIREFRLSTIGYSDRVLYREEGVTDGIGTINLIRSLDNSFDLILVGRRHEKDSPFLEGSVEWDEFPFIGYIGDMIISTDFKRRVSILVVQQHDFASQVALGKAKARFRHLYSCDMP, encoded by the exons ATGGTAAATGCCGAATGCATCCGAAAGAGTGGGACCTGTAGAGGTGTCTTTTACGGAGATGATCCTTTCAAATTTATGGAGCCAGTTTTCCTGTTACAGCTCGCCATAAGCTCTCTCCTCACAAACTTCTGTCAGCTCCTTTTCAGGCCATTGGGCCAAACCTCTATCATCGGCCAGAtcatg GCTGGTTTAATTGCAGGGCCCTCAGCTCTTAGCCGAAACTCAATCATTAAGGAAAAGGTGTTCCCACAACCAAGTCAATATGTGCAGGAAACCTTGTCTCTGTATGGCAGTgtattcatcttctttcttgctGGAGTGAGAATGGACATGGGCACGATCAAGAACTCGGGAAAGAAAGAATGGTCTATCGGCCTCACGACATTCTTCCTTCCGTTGCTCTTAAGCGTGCCCATTGCCGTTGCATATAAGAAAATCAGTTCCCTCGATAAGCTTTTGAGAAACAACCTCGCCTCAATTGCATCTCTCTTTTCCACCACTTCGTTCCACGTCGTGGCTAGTGTCTTACACGAGCTCAAGCTCCTCAATACTGAAGTTGGTCGCTTAGCTATGTCTTCGTCCATGATCAGTGTCCTGCTTAGTTGGATCTTGTTAGATCTTGGCGTGACATTCAAGCAAACCGTAATGAAGGGATATGGAGTGGGCGTGTTCTTTAAGTTGATGGCATGTAGCGTGGTCGTGGTGCTCTTTATCTACTATATTATGCGACCCATCATGCTTTGGATGGTCAGACGGACGGAAGAAGGGAGACCCATCAAGCGGAGCTACCTCTATTCTCTCGTTATCTTGATTCTAGGTTGTTGTTTCCTGAGCGAGGCATTGGGCAAGCATGTGGTCTTTACGGCCGCATTTCTAGGCGTGTGTGTTCCAGGCGGACCACCTCTGGGTTCAGCCTTGGTGGAGAAGCTTGATTGCTTCATAACTGTTATATTATTGCCGCTCTACTTAGTTGTGAATTTTGAGGATGTTGATTTTTATCACATCAACGCTCGCTCTTTTTTCATTATCGGATCTCTATGCCTCATTGCATCCTTGGGAAAATTCATTGGAACCGTACTTCCTTGTTTCTACTTCGACATTCCATTAAAAGAATCTATCCCGCTTGGGCTCGTTTTGAGCACTCTCGGCTTGCTTGATCTTCAGTTTTACAAATCCGCACAAGTGCTTGGG TATTTTGATAGCTCAATTTTTGGTGCGATGAGTATATCAATAATAATGGTGACAGGTTTCGTTGCGCCTGTGGTTAGAGTGATTTACAATCCATCAAACAAATATAGAGGCTACAAGACACGGACCCTTCAGCACAACAACCTCCAGACCGAACTTCCAATACTCGTCTGTGTCCACAACCAAGAAAATGTTCCTGCCCTTATCAACCTCCTTGAGGCCACCCACCCCGTCGAAGAACACCCCATGGCCGTCTACCTCCTCCAGCTTGTCGAGCTTGTCGGCCTTTCAGCCCCAATCCTCATCCCTTATCAACCTGCCAAAACCAGTGACTCTCAACGCTCTGGACGTGCCATTTTCAATGCTTTTAAAATCTTCCAACGAAATAACCCAGGAGTGAACACAATGCAGGCCTTCACAAGCATAGCCCCTTACGCTACAATGCACGATGACATATGCACTCTCGCACTGGACAAGAAGGTTTGCTTCATCATCGTCCCTTTTCACAAGCAATGGCACCTTGATGGTGAGGTTGAGTCGGTGAGTCGTAGGAACGTCAACCAAAACGTCCTCATGAAGGCGCCATGCTCCGTCGGGATGCTCATCGATCGTGGAACCTTGACTGGCCGTAGATCTATTTTAGGAAGTTGGGCCTACTTTAGAGTTGCAATGATATTCCTAGGAGGTGCTGATGATCGTGAAGCACTATCGCTTGCAATGCGTATGGCTCAGCACCCGAAAGTTAATCTCACAGTGATCAGGTTGGTTCCGATCGGTGACAATATGCTCgtcatggatgaaatggagaggatGTTGGATGAGGAAGTGATTAGAGAGTTTAGGCTTTCCACTATTGGTTACAGTGATCGTGTTCTCTATAGAGAGGAGGGAGTGACAGATGGGATCGGAACCATCAATTTGATTCGGTCCCTTGATAACTCATTTGATCTCATTCTGGTGGGGAGACGCCATGAGAAGGATTCACCATTCTTGGAAGGATCAGTGGAATGGGATGAGTTTCCATTTATTGGATACATTGGAGACATGATCATTTCAACAGATTTCAAGCGCAGAGTCTCGATTTTGGTGGTGCAACAACATGACTTTGCATCTCAAGTTGCATTAGGTAAAGCTAAAGCTAGATTTCGCCATCTTTACAGTTGTGACATGCCATGA